Proteins found in one Pirellulales bacterium genomic segment:
- a CDS encoding trypsin-like peptidase domain-containing protein: MNRWKPSIFKVSLSLRETIFRARFKRARRSASPPYSPAIFLATLLSLVAVARANEAVPLEVDEAVARAEADRIAAVQKAVPSVLAIFASGGQGGGSGVVISPDGYALTNFHVAKPCGNFMKCGMADGKLYDAVIVGIDPVGDVAMIKLFGRDDFPVAELADSDKVQVGETCFAIGNPFLLATDFYPSVSWGVVSGTHRYQYPAGTLLEYADCLQVDAAINPGNSGGPLFDGQGRLIGINGRGSFEKRGRVNVGVGYAISINQIKNFLGHLRSGRFLDHATLGAVASTSDDGRVLVNNILSDSDAYRRGLRYDDEIVAFAGRQIRSVNALKNALGIFPKGWRVPISYRRDGETHSTYVRLMGVHGEQELLAKVDGPPKNSRRPQLPRRRDGKQDDDKDPGEEPQPQPDRDVQEAVKTPIAAIAKQHFEARRGYANYYFNRANVDRIWKALSQRADLSKSLGNWTIVGETMSGGELIVNLGDKECEIDLPTLPTPSRISVVDGVDHALEPPGSGGFLAALYLWRKMLIGGPGHYGQVTYEGTAPLMEREGLFDVLYAVGSGVEARFYFDPADSALVAMEMWPTEGVDPCEIYFEDYRESDGRWMPQRFVVRHGDKLFDAFTLKELKFAE, encoded by the coding sequence ATGAACCGCTGGAAGCCGTCCATTTTCAAAGTAAGCCTCTCGCTCCGCGAGACGATCTTCCGCGCACGTTTCAAGCGGGCTAGACGATCCGCTTCGCCGCCTTATTCGCCGGCAATTTTCCTGGCAACTCTGCTCAGCTTGGTAGCGGTGGCCCGCGCCAACGAGGCAGTGCCTCTGGAAGTTGACGAGGCCGTTGCCCGGGCCGAAGCCGATCGCATTGCCGCGGTCCAGAAGGCTGTCCCGTCGGTGCTGGCGATTTTCGCCTCCGGCGGGCAGGGGGGCGGTTCCGGCGTGGTGATTTCTCCCGACGGTTACGCGCTGACCAATTTTCACGTCGCCAAGCCGTGCGGCAATTTTATGAAGTGCGGCATGGCCGACGGCAAGTTGTACGACGCCGTGATCGTCGGCATCGATCCGGTGGGCGATGTGGCCATGATTAAGTTGTTTGGCCGCGACGATTTTCCCGTCGCCGAGCTAGCGGATAGCGACAAGGTTCAGGTTGGCGAAACGTGCTTCGCGATTGGCAATCCATTTTTATTGGCGACCGATTTCTATCCATCGGTTAGTTGGGGAGTTGTGTCGGGCACTCACCGCTATCAATACCCCGCGGGCACGTTGCTGGAATATGCGGACTGCTTGCAAGTTGATGCTGCGATTAACCCCGGCAACTCCGGGGGGCCGCTGTTCGACGGCCAAGGCCGGCTCATTGGCATTAACGGTCGTGGCTCGTTCGAGAAGCGCGGCCGAGTGAACGTGGGGGTCGGCTATGCAATTTCGATCAACCAAATCAAGAATTTCCTTGGTCATTTGCGCTCGGGAAGATTCTTGGATCATGCCACGCTCGGCGCGGTTGCGTCCACCTCCGACGATGGCCGCGTGTTAGTCAACAATATCCTTAGCGACAGCGATGCCTACCGCCGCGGCCTGCGATACGACGACGAAATCGTCGCGTTCGCCGGCAGGCAAATTCGCAGCGTCAATGCATTGAAAAACGCATTGGGAATCTTTCCTAAAGGCTGGCGCGTGCCGATTTCGTACCGCCGCGACGGCGAAACCCATAGCACCTACGTGCGATTGATGGGAGTGCACGGCGAACAGGAATTGCTCGCGAAGGTCGATGGCCCACCGAAGAATTCTCGGCGTCCGCAACTGCCGCGACGCCGTGACGGCAAGCAAGACGACGACAAGGACCCCGGCGAAGAGCCGCAGCCGCAGCCCGATCGCGATGTGCAGGAGGCGGTCAAAACGCCCATTGCCGCAATCGCCAAACAGCATTTTGAAGCGCGTCGCGGCTATGCAAACTATTATTTCAATCGCGCCAATGTCGATCGTATTTGGAAGGCACTATCGCAACGAGCCGATTTATCCAAGTCCTTGGGTAATTGGACGATTGTTGGCGAAACCATGAGTGGCGGCGAACTAATCGTCAACCTCGGCGACAAAGAATGTGAAATCGACCTGCCCACCTTGCCAACTCCGTCAAGAATCTCGGTAGTCGACGGAGTCGATCATGCGCTGGAGCCGCCCGGTAGCGGCGGGTTCTTGGCGGCGCTCTATTTGTGGCGGAAAATGTTGATCGGCGGTCCTGGACATTACGGCCAGGTGACCTACGAAGGTACAGCGCCCTTGATGGAACGCGAGGGCCTGTTCGATGTTCTCTATGCTGTGGGCAGTGGTGTTGAAGCGCGGTTCTATTTCGACCCTGCTGATAGCGCGTTGGTGGCGATGGAAATGTGGCCTACCGAAGGGGTCGATCCGTGCGAAATCTACTTTGAAGACTACCGAGAATCGGATGGTCGCTGGATGCCGCAGCGGTTCGTTGTGCGGCACGGCGATAAGCTGTTCGATGCGTTTACCCTGAAGGAACTGAAATTCGCTGAATGA
- a CDS encoding NPCBM/NEW2 domain-containing protein, translating to MWSVLLVFALVASAPEVEVGTLDGSSVTGIVSELSRDGIKVATADGDQSISVKRLLFVSPAPAPIAAEEKPSVWIDLVDGSRLTANRFLASKGAATLSIEADDPIEIPAAVIARVRFSAPDDPATAWPADIGKHSAADLLAVRKMEAVDFLEGVVGDVTEETIQFLIDGETIPVKRGKVDGLIYYHKAGDKPADALCVVEDSYGWRLNARSITLGDDGSLDVATLAGPVLRRPWGALVRLDFSGGKVVYLSDLTPESVERHSLVDFGDAAPALAAFYQPRRDRGREGGPIRVAGKTYPKGMALSSRTATTYRLPSGASKFKALAGIDDAVREAGHVVLTISADGKQLFSAPVAGLGDPVPLDLDVAGARKLTILVDYGDDIDTGDYLNLADARIVK from the coding sequence ATGTGGTCCGTCTTGCTAGTTTTCGCCCTCGTCGCTTCGGCTCCTGAAGTGGAAGTCGGCACGCTCGATGGTTCGAGTGTGACCGGCATCGTTTCGGAATTGTCCCGCGACGGCATCAAGGTGGCCACGGCCGACGGCGATCAGTCGATTTCCGTCAAGCGGCTGCTATTTGTCTCTCCCGCACCAGCGCCGATCGCTGCTGAGGAAAAGCCATCGGTATGGATCGATCTGGTCGATGGCTCTCGTTTGACGGCCAACCGCTTTCTTGCCAGCAAGGGGGCCGCGACGTTGAGCATAGAAGCCGATGATCCCATCGAAATCCCCGCGGCGGTCATTGCTCGAGTGCGGTTTTCGGCACCCGACGATCCTGCGACAGCTTGGCCGGCCGACATCGGCAAGCACTCGGCGGCCGATTTGCTCGCCGTCCGAAAAATGGAAGCAGTCGATTTTCTCGAAGGAGTCGTAGGGGACGTCACCGAAGAAACCATCCAATTTTTGATTGATGGCGAAACGATTCCCGTCAAACGCGGCAAAGTCGATGGTTTAATCTACTATCACAAAGCCGGCGACAAGCCTGCCGACGCGCTGTGTGTCGTCGAAGATTCATACGGTTGGCGGCTTAACGCTCGTAGCATCACGCTTGGAGACGATGGCAGCCTGGATGTAGCCACGTTGGCTGGCCCTGTGCTGCGGCGTCCGTGGGGCGCTCTTGTGCGACTCGATTTTTCCGGCGGCAAAGTTGTGTACCTCAGCGACTTGACTCCGGAAAGCGTCGAGCGGCACTCGTTGGTTGATTTCGGCGATGCTGCTCCAGCCCTGGCCGCGTTCTATCAGCCGCGGCGTGATCGCGGGCGAGAAGGCGGCCCAATTCGCGTCGCTGGCAAGACCTATCCCAAAGGAATGGCGCTGTCCAGCCGAACCGCGACAACCTATCGATTGCCGTCGGGCGCATCGAAGTTCAAGGCTCTGGCTGGCATCGACGACGCGGTTCGCGAAGCCGGCCATGTCGTGCTGACCATTTCCGCCGACGGCAAGCAACTGTTCTCTGCCCCAGTGGCCGGCTTGGGCGATCCGGTGCCGCTCGATCTCGATGTTGCCGGCGCACGTAAATTGACCATCTTGGTCGATTATGGCGACGACATCGACACGGGCGATTATCTCAATCTCGCAGACGCAAGGATCGTAAAATGA